From Ancylobacter pratisalsi, one genomic window encodes:
- a CDS encoding DMT family transporter encodes MASTVFQIAYFVLVARTYRVADMSLAYPLMRGSAPLLVALASVTLMGEPLSQSAWFGVGTICVGILSMASAARQASEAGVALSLGNAIVIAGYTLIDGIGVRRSEAPSSYTLWIFLLTGLLLGGWTLATRHRAFLHYGRQNWQLGSVGGAGTIGSYGLALWAMTVAPVAVVAALRGTSILFGVAVAALFLRERVGTAKVVGVFIIAIGAAALRLS; translated from the coding sequence GTGGCATCGACGGTCTTTCAGATTGCCTATTTCGTGCTCGTGGCGCGAACCTACCGTGTGGCCGACATGAGCCTCGCCTATCCGCTGATGCGCGGATCGGCACCGCTGTTGGTTGCCTTGGCTAGCGTCACCCTGATGGGCGAGCCGTTATCGCAATCCGCTTGGTTCGGTGTCGGCACCATTTGCGTAGGTATCCTCAGCATGGCGAGTGCTGCGCGACAGGCGAGCGAAGCCGGGGTTGCCCTCTCACTGGGCAACGCCATCGTCATTGCCGGGTATACGCTGATCGACGGGATCGGCGTACGGCGCTCAGAAGCGCCATCCTCGTATACCTTGTGGATATTTCTGCTAACCGGACTCTTGTTGGGCGGATGGACGCTCGCAACGCGACACCGGGCCTTCCTCCACTACGGCCGACAGAATTGGCAACTTGGATCAGTGGGCGGAGCCGGCACAATCGGTTCCTATGGCTTGGCGCTCTGGGCGATGACCGTGGCGCCGGTGGCCGTAGTAGCGGCGTTGCGCGGAACTTCGATCCTGTTCGGTGTCGCCGTTGCCGCCCTGTTCCTCCGCGAGAGAGTCGGCACGGCCAAAGTGGTAGGCGTCTTCATCATCGCGATTGGAGCGGCGGCCCTGCGGCTGTCATAA
- a CDS encoding GNAT family N-acetyltransferase, which produces MQIIETKHLILRPFQEGDAADLFAYLRAPTARCFLSLKLADLAEAEIEVRRRALDEGCVAIYLKQTGQVIGDLFGGAGGEDEDETTSVGWNLNPQFGGQGYAFEAARALLDHLFRAKGFRRIYAYVEDHNKPSQRLCEKLGMRREGVFIEFVSFTNDDAGNPIYENTMQYAILRREWMSGASAIGQLLGMTGLAGTETSSSGT; this is translated from the coding sequence ATGCAGATCATTGAAACCAAGCACTTGATCCTCAGGCCCTTCCAGGAGGGCGACGCAGCGGACCTCTTCGCCTATCTGCGCGCACCCACGGCCCGCTGCTTCCTCTCGCTCAAGCTCGCGGACCTGGCTGAGGCGGAGATCGAGGTCAGGAGGCGCGCCCTCGACGAGGGCTGCGTGGCGATATACCTGAAACAGACCGGCCAGGTCATCGGCGATCTGTTCGGCGGCGCCGGCGGAGAAGATGAAGACGAGACGACCTCGGTCGGCTGGAACCTCAATCCGCAATTCGGTGGTCAGGGATATGCGTTCGAAGCCGCAAGGGCCCTGCTCGACCATCTTTTCCGGGCAAAGGGCTTTCGCCGAATTTATGCCTATGTCGAAGATCACAACAAGCCCTCGCAGCGCCTCTGCGAAAAGCTGGGTATGCGCCGGGAAGGCGTGTTCATCGAGTTCGTATCGTTCACCAATGACGATGCAGGCAATCCGATCTACGAAAACACCATGCAATACGCCATCCTGCGCCGCGAGTGGATGTCTGGTGCTTCAGCAATTGGTCAACTGCTTGGCATGACCGGCCTCGCAGGCACCGAGACGTCGAGCAGTGGCACATAA
- a CDS encoding DUF3788 domain-containing protein, with product MEYSPQAGSRITDKSAPPDDTTIRDWIGPDAFEQWGTLRDWIEGAYPGVFTPDWIYGGKKHGWSLRYKRSKAFCTFLPEYRAFSAVVVLGGAEREKVEARRDSLSPRLMALYDEAATYRDGKWLKIGISSAEELKDVTELLTFKRPRKAGARSGPRSASLASCVL from the coding sequence ATGGAATATTCACCCCAGGCCGGAAGCCGGATCACCGACAAATCAGCGCCGCCAGACGATACGACTATCCGCGACTGGATCGGGCCGGACGCATTCGAGCAATGGGGCACGTTGCGGGATTGGATCGAGGGAGCATATCCCGGCGTTTTTACTCCCGATTGGATTTATGGCGGCAAGAAGCACGGCTGGTCCCTGCGCTACAAGAGATCCAAGGCGTTTTGTACGTTTCTGCCCGAATACCGGGCCTTCTCTGCCGTAGTCGTGTTGGGAGGGGCAGAGCGGGAGAAGGTCGAGGCGCGGCGCGATAGCCTGAGTCCCCGCCTCATGGCTCTTTATGACGAGGCGGCGACGTATCGAGATGGCAAGTGGCTGAAGATCGGCATCTCGTCGGCAGAAGAGCTGAAGGACGTTACCGAGCTTCTGACGTTCAAACGCCCTCGCAAGGCCGGCGCCCGATCGGGACCAAGGTCCGCTTCGCTCGCATCCTGCGTGCTCTGA
- a CDS encoding NIPSNAP family protein: MRELYELTTLAFPLLSASEVAKAARGWVSMPDAAGTLLGCWRTEVGPLGRMLIMRRFDDAGALQRERHRALSSANPFNAGGMITALEMDSYSPFPFLPPARAAAHDAVYEFRTYKLKPGGLPPTLAGWEAAIAPARDYTAHLMINMYALDGPPRITHVWGFDSLAQRAALRTAAYSAGIWPPKGGPENILEAISVIALPESK; this comes from the coding sequence ATGCGCGAACTCTACGAACTCACGACACTGGCGTTCCCACTTCTTTCTGCCTCGGAGGTTGCGAAGGCTGCGCGGGGCTGGGTCTCGATGCCCGATGCCGCCGGCACCCTGTTGGGTTGCTGGCGCACGGAGGTTGGCCCACTCGGACGCATGCTGATCATGCGTCGCTTCGATGATGCCGGCGCCCTGCAACGGGAGCGGCATCGCGCGCTATCGAGTGCCAATCCGTTCAACGCCGGCGGCATGATAACGGCGCTGGAGATGGACAGCTACAGCCCCTTTCCCTTCCTGCCGCCGGCGCGAGCCGCCGCCCATGACGCGGTCTACGAATTCCGTACCTACAAGCTAAAGCCTGGCGGTCTTCCGCCGACGCTCGCCGGCTGGGAAGCCGCGATCGCGCCGGCCCGGGACTACACGGCGCACCTGATGATCAACATGTATGCGCTCGACGGGCCGCCCCGGATCACCCACGTCTGGGGGTTCGATAGCCTCGCACAGCGTGCAGCGTTGCGGACCGCCGCCTACTCCGCGGGAATCTGGCCGCCGAAGGGTGGCCCGGAAAACATCCTCGAGGCGATTTCGGTCATTGCATTGCCCGAGAGCAAGTGA
- a CDS encoding YciI family protein, translated as MPRFITIMAHPDGDGWNRHLASHVAYLKDLVAAGRLRASGPLIGTPHRSGFLIFTVPDRAKVEALVAADPFAASGLIENVTITEWDPLFGAFAAESSGRLPGLPAPLPMEV; from the coding sequence ATGCCTCGCTTCATCACAATCATGGCGCATCCGGACGGAGATGGATGGAACCGTCACCTCGCTTCCCATGTAGCCTATCTCAAGGACCTCGTCGCGGCGGGCCGCTTACGGGCATCCGGCCCCCTGATTGGTACGCCGCACCGATCCGGCTTCCTGATTTTCACCGTTCCTGATCGCGCCAAAGTCGAAGCGCTCGTGGCAGCGGATCCGTTCGCCGCCTCGGGTCTCATCGAGAACGTGACGATCACCGAATGGGACCCGCTCTTCGGTGCTTTCGCGGCGGAGTCCTCCGGGCGTCTGCCCGGGCTACCAGCGCCTTTGCCGATGGAGGTCTGA